One Desulfurella sp. genomic region harbors:
- a CDS encoding methyl-accepting chemotaxis protein codes for VDYMGTINQVLETSSKNAKSVIETTENISAKINKNREHIIKLNESSSKISEIIDVINEIADQTSLLSLNAAIEAARAGEHGRGFAVVADEIRKLSENTLNATNEISNLIKTVQSDVETVIKANKQVGELVIQNKKVVEQSIHALLDVTNQINQANNMINNIASAVEEQSKLINDINQRMQIITEHLKNASNSVDQISSNTANFAKKAENSFKMLQKVNCGHYLDKIYEIALIGKEKIESIFNDAVKKGIITSNDLWDRNYIPIPNTKPQKYETRFTKFIKDYIQPIEDEILAKDTNFSTVVLVDDNGYLAAHNSKYDKPLTGDYKTDLKNNRSKRLLSDPISLSSAKSEESVYIQIYPRDTGEIMYRLSVPIFYFKANIGEL; via the coding sequence GTAGATTATATGGGTACAATTAATCAAGTCCTAGAAACTTCATCTAAAAATGCAAAAAGTGTTATAGAAACAACTGAAAATATTTCAGCTAAAATAAATAAGAACCGTGAACATATTATTAAGTTAAATGAATCTTCCTCAAAAATAAGCGAGATAATTGATGTAATAAATGAAATTGCTGATCAAACTTCTCTTTTATCTTTGAATGCTGCAATTGAAGCAGCCCGCGCTGGCGAGCATGGCAGAGGCTTTGCAGTAGTAGCAGATGAGATAAGAAAACTATCTGAAAATACACTAAATGCAACAAATGAAATTTCAAACCTTATAAAAACCGTACAAAGCGACGTAGAAACAGTTATTAAAGCAAATAAACAAGTTGGTGAGTTAGTGATTCAAAATAAAAAAGTAGTGGAGCAAAGTATTCATGCTTTATTAGATGTAACTAACCAGATTAATCAAGCCAATAATATGATAAATAATATTGCCAGTGCAGTTGAAGAACAATCAAAATTAATAAACGATATTAATCAAAGGATGCAAATAATTACTGAACACTTAAAAAATGCATCAAATAGTGTTGATCAAATTAGCTCAAATACAGCTAATTTTGCAAAAAAAGCCGAAAATAGTTTTAAAATGCTCCAGAAAGTAAATTGTGGACATTATTTAGATAAAATTTACGAAATTGCACTAATTGGTAAAGAAAAAATTGAATCGATATTTAATGATGCGGTTAAAAAAGGCATTATTACATCAAATGATCTTTGGGATAGAAACTATATACCTATACCAAACACTAAACCTCAAAAATATGAAACACGTTTCACAAAATTTATTAAAGATTATATACAACCAATCGAAGATGAAATTTTAGCAAAAGACACTAATTTTTCTACAGTTGTTCTTGTAGATGATAATGGCTATCTAGCAGCACATAATTCAAAATATGATAAACCACTAACGGGGGACTATAAAACTGATTTAAAAAATAACAGATCAAAAAGACTTTTAAGTGATCCAATTAGCTTGTCATCAGCAAAAAGCGAAGAATCGGTATATATTCAGATTTATCCACGAGATACAGGTGAGATTATGTATAGGTTGTCTGTGCCAATATTTTATTTTAAGGCAAACATTGGGGAGCTTTAA